A genomic window from Gossypium hirsutum isolate 1008001.06 chromosome D12, Gossypium_hirsutum_v2.1, whole genome shotgun sequence includes:
- the LOC107943240 gene encoding U3 small nucleolar RNA-associated protein 14 homolog A produces the protein MKQRDHVTQMRSLLFRHVMKQKRIKKIKSKTYHRLKNKDKLKVESAEMLMDPEAAKEQARKQEFKRAEERMTLKHKNKSKWARRILEGGLNAQDEGTRAAMAEQLHRHALLTRKIDTVKDSSSSSDSSSDDNDEGSNEDRASELLGKAKDKTLKVLEDDEELPNSGLFPFMLFSV, from the exons ATGAAGCAACGGGATCATGTTACTCAAATGCGCAGCCTTCTTTTCCGCCATGTAATGAAGCAGAAGCGCATAAAAAAGATCAAGTCCAAAACCTATCATCGCTTAAAGAATAAGGATAAACTGAAAGTGGAATCTGCAGAAATGCTGATGGATCCAGAGGCAGCCAAAGAGCAGGCTAGGAAGCAAGAGTTCAAACGGGCTGAG GAGCGAATGACTTTGAAGCACAAAAATAAGTCAAAGTGGGCAAGGCGTATTTTGGAAGGAGGTTTGAATGCCCAGGATGAAGGTACTCGAGCGGCTATGGCTGAACAGCTACACCGACATGCTCTTTTGACAAGAAAAATTGACACTGTTAAGGACAGTAGTAGTAGCAGTGATAGTAGTAGTGACGACAATGATGAGGGTTCAAACGAGGATAGGGCATCTGAGTTGCTAGGAAAAGCAAAAGACAAAACGCTGAAAGTATTAGAAGACGATGAAGAATTGCCTAATTCTggactttttccttttatgttgtTCAGCGTTTAA
- the LOC107946083 gene encoding uncharacterized protein OsI_027940 isoform X2, with the protein MSRHPEVKWAQRTDKVFITVLLPDSKNAKVNLEPEGVFNFSATAGTDNNTYELKFDLFDKVNVEESKINIGVRSIFCILEKAEKVWWKKLLRGDGKAPHYVKVDWDKWVDEDEDKGLGDLDLGGMDFSNFGGMGGMGDMMGGMGDMMGGMGGMGGMDEFEDSDDEGQEVTKPDDKAEGDAKPEEHGIGSSEKKEAEPST; encoded by the exons ATGAG TCGTCATCCTGAGGTGAAATGGGCACAAAGAACCGATAAGGTTTTCATTACGGTTCTATTACCTGATTCAAAGAATGCAAAAGTTAACCTTGAGCCGGAAGGAGTGTTTAATTTCTCTGCTACTGCTGGAACTGACAATAACACATATGAGTTGAAGTTCGATCTTTTTGATAAGGTCAACGTGGAG gAAAGCAAAATTAATATTGGAGTTAGGAGCATATTCTGCATCTTGGAGAAGGCTGAAAAAGTGTGGTGGAAAAAATTATTGCGCGGGGATGGCAAAGCCCCCCATTACGTCAAAGTGGACTGGGACAAATGGGTggatgaagatgaagacaagg GTCTTGGTGATCTTGACTTAGGAGGAATGGACTTCTCG AACTTCGGGGGAATGGGCGGCATGGGCGACATGATGGGCGGCATGGGTGACATGATGGGTGGCATGGGCGGCATGGGTGGCATGGATGAATTTGAGGACAGTGATGATGAAG GGCAAGAAGTGACAAAGCCAGATGACAAGGCCGAAGGAGATGCAAAGCCTGAGGAGCATGGCATCGGATCTTCAGAGAAAAAGGAGGCTGAACCGAGCACATGA
- the LOC107946083 gene encoding uncharacterized protein OsI_027940 isoform X1, which translates to MSRHPEVKWAQRTDKVFITVLLPDSKNAKVNLEPEGVFNFSATAGTDNNTYELKFDLFDKVNVEESKINIGVRSIFCILEKAEKVWWKKLLRGDGKAPHYVKVDWDKWVDEDEDKVGLGDLDLGGMDFSNFGGMGGMGDMMGGMGDMMGGMGGMGGMDEFEDSDDEGQEVTKPDDKAEGDAKPEEHGIGSSEKKEAEPST; encoded by the exons ATGAG TCGTCATCCTGAGGTGAAATGGGCACAAAGAACCGATAAGGTTTTCATTACGGTTCTATTACCTGATTCAAAGAATGCAAAAGTTAACCTTGAGCCGGAAGGAGTGTTTAATTTCTCTGCTACTGCTGGAACTGACAATAACACATATGAGTTGAAGTTCGATCTTTTTGATAAGGTCAACGTGGAG gAAAGCAAAATTAATATTGGAGTTAGGAGCATATTCTGCATCTTGGAGAAGGCTGAAAAAGTGTGGTGGAAAAAATTATTGCGCGGGGATGGCAAAGCCCCCCATTACGTCAAAGTGGACTGGGACAAATGGGTggatgaagatgaagacaagg TAGGTCTTGGTGATCTTGACTTAGGAGGAATGGACTTCTCG AACTTCGGGGGAATGGGCGGCATGGGCGACATGATGGGCGGCATGGGTGACATGATGGGTGGCATGGGCGGCATGGGTGGCATGGATGAATTTGAGGACAGTGATGATGAAG GGCAAGAAGTGACAAAGCCAGATGACAAGGCCGAAGGAGATGCAAAGCCTGAGGAGCATGGCATCGGATCTTCAGAGAAAAAGGAGGCTGAACCGAGCACATGA